One region of Salvelinus sp. IW2-2015 linkage group LG1, ASM291031v2, whole genome shotgun sequence genomic DNA includes:
- the LOC111966468 gene encoding ER membrane protein complex subunit 3 isoform X1 has product MDEPELLLDSNIRLWVVLPIVFITFLVGVIRHYVSILLQSDKKLTLEQVSDSQVLIRSRILRENGKYIPKQLRSDFERPRFLQSFLMRKFYFNNQEDGFLKNTKRKVVPPSPMTDPSMLTDMMKGNVTNVLPMILIGGWINWTFSGFVTTKVPFPLTLRFKPMLQQGIELLSLDASWVSSASWYFLNVFGLRSMYSLILGQDNGADQSRIMQEQMSGAAMAMPADTNKAFKAEWEALELTDHQWALEGVEEELMCRELDLDGMFSKELPTGIF; this is encoded by the exons ATGGATGAGCCGGAGCTTCTGCTGGACTCCAATATCAGACTTTGGGTGGTCTTGCCCATCGTCTTTATCACATTCCTTGTTGGGGTGATTCGACATTATGTCTCCATTCTGCTTCAGAGTGACAAGAAGCTGACATTAGAGCAGGTGTCAGACAG CCAGGTTCTTATCAGGAGCAGAATCCTCAGAGAGAATGGGAAGTACATTCCGAAACAG TTGCGCTCAGATTTTGAGAGACCTCGTTTTCTTCAGTCTTTCTTGATGAGGAAGTTTTACTTCAATAATCAAGAAGATGGCTTcttaaaaaataccaaaagaaaggtTGTTCCTCCCTCCCCAATGACAG ACCCCAGCATGCTGACAGACATGATGAAAGGCAATGTGACCAATGTACTTCCCATGATCCTCATCGGAGGCTGGATCAACTGGACCTTCTCAGGGTTTGTCACAA CCAAGGTTCCTTTTCCTCTCACCCTGCGCTTCAAACCCATGTTGCAACAAGGAATCGAGCTACTCTCACTTGATGCTTCCTG GGTGAGCTCAGCGTCGTGGTATTTCCTGAATGTGTTTGGGCTGCGAAGCATGTACTCCTTAATTCTAGGACAAGATAATG GTGCAGATCAGTCCAGGATCATGCAGGAGCAGATGAGTGGTGCTGCCATGGCCATGCCTGCAGACACAAACAAAGCCTTCAAG GCAGAATGGGAGGCTCTTGAGCTAACTGACCACCAGTGGGCACTGGAGGGTGTTGAGGAGGAGCTAATGTGCAGGGAACTGGATCTAGATGGAATGTTCAGTAAGGAGTTACCAACGGGTATCTTCTGA
- the LOC111966468 gene encoding ER membrane protein complex subunit 3 isoform X2, with amino-acid sequence MDEPELLLDSNIRLWVVLPIVFITFLVGVIRHYVSILLQSDKKLTLEQVSDSQVLIRSRILRENGKYIPKQSFLMRKFYFNNQEDGFLKNTKRKVVPPSPMTDPSMLTDMMKGNVTNVLPMILIGGWINWTFSGFVTTKVPFPLTLRFKPMLQQGIELLSLDASWVSSASWYFLNVFGLRSMYSLILGQDNGADQSRIMQEQMSGAAMAMPADTNKAFKAEWEALELTDHQWALEGVEEELMCRELDLDGMFSKELPTGIF; translated from the exons ATGGATGAGCCGGAGCTTCTGCTGGACTCCAATATCAGACTTTGGGTGGTCTTGCCCATCGTCTTTATCACATTCCTTGTTGGGGTGATTCGACATTATGTCTCCATTCTGCTTCAGAGTGACAAGAAGCTGACATTAGAGCAGGTGTCAGACAG CCAGGTTCTTATCAGGAGCAGAATCCTCAGAGAGAATGGGAAGTACATTCCGAAACAG TCTTTCTTGATGAGGAAGTTTTACTTCAATAATCAAGAAGATGGCTTcttaaaaaataccaaaagaaaggtTGTTCCTCCCTCCCCAATGACAG ACCCCAGCATGCTGACAGACATGATGAAAGGCAATGTGACCAATGTACTTCCCATGATCCTCATCGGAGGCTGGATCAACTGGACCTTCTCAGGGTTTGTCACAA CCAAGGTTCCTTTTCCTCTCACCCTGCGCTTCAAACCCATGTTGCAACAAGGAATCGAGCTACTCTCACTTGATGCTTCCTG GGTGAGCTCAGCGTCGTGGTATTTCCTGAATGTGTTTGGGCTGCGAAGCATGTACTCCTTAATTCTAGGACAAGATAATG GTGCAGATCAGTCCAGGATCATGCAGGAGCAGATGAGTGGTGCTGCCATGGCCATGCCTGCAGACACAAACAAAGCCTTCAAG GCAGAATGGGAGGCTCTTGAGCTAACTGACCACCAGTGGGCACTGGAGGGTGTTGAGGAGGAGCTAATGTGCAGGGAACTGGATCTAGATGGAATGTTCAGTAAGGAGTTACCAACGGGTATCTTCTGA